One segment of Parabacteroides sp. FAFU027 DNA contains the following:
- a CDS encoding GTP pyrophosphokinase family protein: MDENIIEIAVARYYREYDRYKKLADLVYLICNEIVQKKLTIRATVQRRAKDPNSFQEKLRKHKTLTTVDEVFDQISDLAGVRIITYLESDREKVVEEIRQAFIGKDKGNQPIIKAKDKSEKGKHYRATHCQVYLPDEYLIGENENLKNTTCEIQVCSLLAHVYNEIEHDLQYKPLSGIISEQELELLDQLGLITKSGDTTIKRLLEATDERLKERTGDFDDVHDFVIRMREELKGESTFANNAGELYEELLLLKLTSPQTINKALISHGEILKQVAEIEYNKLKKYIIDNNIDITLDDNSSDILLLALLRKKVNTIIANHPIGRGKRRPSRLLQIAIVYKEMVESV, encoded by the coding sequence TTGCCAGATATTATCGTGAATATGACAGATATAAGAAACTGGCAGACCTTGTCTATCTTATCTGTAATGAGATCGTTCAAAAGAAACTAACCATCAGAGCAACCGTACAGAGACGGGCCAAAGATCCGAATAGCTTTCAGGAAAAACTACGAAAGCACAAAACGCTGACAACAGTAGATGAGGTCTTTGATCAAATCAGCGATTTAGCCGGTGTAAGAATCATCACCTATCTGGAATCAGACAGGGAAAAGGTGGTGGAAGAAATACGGCAGGCTTTTATCGGAAAGGATAAAGGTAATCAACCGATTATAAAAGCAAAAGACAAATCGGAGAAAGGCAAACACTATCGGGCGACTCACTGCCAGGTATATTTGCCGGATGAATATCTGATTGGTGAAAACGAAAATCTGAAAAATACAACCTGCGAGATTCAGGTGTGCAGTCTGCTGGCTCATGTATATAATGAAATCGAGCACGATTTACAATACAAACCTTTGAGCGGAATCATTTCCGAACAGGAATTAGAACTCCTTGACCAGTTGGGGTTAATCACCAAATCAGGGGACACAACCATCAAAAGATTACTGGAAGCCACCGATGAACGACTGAAAGAAAGGACCGGTGACTTCGACGATGTTCATGATTTCGTCATTCGTATGCGTGAAGAGTTGAAAGGCGAATCTACTTTCGCAAATAATGCCGGTGAACTTTATGAAGAACTACTCCTTTTGAAACTAACATCACCTCAAACGATCAACAAGGCATTGATTTCTCATGGAGAAATTCTAAAACAGGTTGCTGAGATCGAATACAATAAACTGAAAAAATATATCATTGACAATAACATAGATATTACGTTAGATGATAATTCTTCGGATATATTACTCTTGGCACTATTACGAAAAAAAGTCAATACAATAATTGCAAACCACCCTATCGGTCGCGGTAAAAGAAGACCCAGCAGATTATTACAAATCGCAATAGTCTATAAAGAGATGGTAGAAAGTGTGTAA